The Brienomyrus brachyistius isolate T26 unplaced genomic scaffold, BBRACH_0.4 scaffold253, whole genome shotgun sequence genome has a segment encoding these proteins:
- the llph gene encoding protein LLP homolog, translating to MAKSLRSKWKRKMRAEKRKKNEPKELARLKATLGHGGNGDISMKDVEQIATVVPVEKLKAKAVDMEMQGEDDVSTMDMDSKRKKKTQLDEHGQYPTWMNQRQMKKLKAKRKAKKGKPKTKKGLAW from the exons ATGGCAAAAAGCCTACGCAGTAAATGGAAACGGAAAATGCGAGCGGAAAAAAGGAAGAAGAACGAACCGAAGGAGCTGGCGAGGCTAAAAGCTACGCTGGGCCATGGTGGGAACGGCGATATCAGCATGAAGGACGTGGAGCAAATCGCTACTGTGGTGCCGGTGGAGAAGCTTAAAGCAAAGGCGGTGGACATGGAGATGCAAGGAGAGGACG ACGTGTCAACTATGGATATGGACAGCAAACGGAAAaagaagacccagctggacgaACACGGACAGTACCCGACGTGGATGAACCAGAGGcagatgaaaaaactaaaagccAAACGCAAAGCAAAGAAAGGAAAACCCAAGACTAAGAAGGGACTAGCTTGGTAA